The following nucleotide sequence is from Rhinoderma darwinii isolate aRhiDar2 unplaced genomic scaffold, aRhiDar2.hap1 Scaffold_706, whole genome shotgun sequence.
ctacacagctcgaaggactgatcagatttcacttttatgagctgttagctagagtgatggtgggggggtggggggggggtctggcctctggaactcccacaatgcatcacaacccctatgcaaatgtcccgctagggcatatggatatgttagagggggcgggggctgagtagtgaaccactgcaaagagcagctccctctctggttgacccatgcgttacatggacagtgcattgtatgagatactgacctcttgtagcgccataagtgcggagctttgccagtagtaaaacacgccgcgggaatacgtcaggcagatctctctcacctgcaagaataaaaggggaatatcaccgacaataaagaggagcagccgcagaggacacatccactcaccaggcggaaaaacggggttttctgaatgagaagattggttgatttttggtactttcttatttccatcagtgcacgggctcctgggcggtagcgtcttcttcgttgtgtgctcggtctgtgacttgtttcccctctacctgtaagaaagaaatccataatcacagctgaaaatgaatctcccgctacatggaaattcactgtctggccggggtcacacgtagggtaaacacggcggat
It contains:
- the LOC142729051 gene encoding histone H3-like centromeric protein A; its protein translation is MKPPQKSSSRRKSAHPQKKPAAPPQSPPSRGETSHRPSTQRRRRYRPGARALMEIRKYQKSTNLLIQKTPFFRLVREICLTYSRGVFYYWQSSALMALQESAEDFLVSLFEDSYLFSHQANRGTLFVKDMQLARRIRGIPYEL